A section of the Glycine max mitochondrion, complete genome genome encodes:
- the orf151 gene encoding hypothetical protein: MPTSTIPSKSLFVVSPSSSSTSANIESPVVPREWSVTGYHSYLKAVQLIDPGPVRLSSGRRSSRASLTLGSSSEAMSADEVGELGQSLYRPDLRKRILFSGTKLSFARFDIGRSPTILDLSNSGVDPSMARRTSLSIGRPVGGRNYLKGLT; the protein is encoded by the coding sequence ATGCCGACATCTACTATTCCATCAAAGAGCCTATTCGTCGTAAGCCCTTCTAGTTCATCTACATCAGCTAATATCGAATCGCCTGTTGTGCCCCGAGAATGGTCTGTTACGGGCTATCATTCGTATCTTAAGGCAGTTCAGTTGATCGATCCAGGTCCAGTCCGCCTCTCTTCGGGAAGGAGGTCAAGCAGGGCTTCTTTAACCTTGGGGAGTTCTTCTGAAGCTATGTCCGCTGACGAAGTTGGGGAGCTTGGCCAGTCTCTCTATCGCCCTGACCTTCGAAAGAGGATCCTCTTTTCTGGCACTAAGTTATCCTTCGCCCGATTCGACATCGGAAGAAGCCCCACTATACTAGATTTAAGCAATTCGGGTGTGGATCCATCAATGGCTAGACGCACTTCACTTTCTATCGGACGTCCGGTCGGTGGCAGGAATTACTTAAAAGGCCTCACCTGA